A segment of the Cyanobacteria bacterium FACHB-DQ100 genome:
ACCAGCAAACGTATTTCCAAAGCTACAATCAGTATCTCAGTTTGGATTGAAACTCCTATGTCAACCTTGCTTCCGATCATCAGTATGCCGGGATTGCCAGAAGCGCGAGTTACTTTGGACAATCAAGGCTGGATTCCGCTTCCACAGTTGCAAACTCGTGACACCACTGTTCATGCGTTTTTGTCGGTGAATCCGCCCGCGAATGCAGAGGAAACATTCTGGTTGGCAGTGAGAGAGTGTTTAGTCGCTGCCAGTGCAAGTGCAATCATTGCAGGGACGATGACAGGCGGAATTGCAGCACTCCCCACGTTTATGCGTGTGTTCGGAATGAAGGCAGCAACCAAAGGACTCGAATTAGTTGGAAACCAATTTCAACTCGTCACGAAAACAACATACGGCGAGTGGAATGCTTATGTCGGCTTATCTTAAGCGAGACTCCAAACCCGCGTGAAACTTCTGTTGCACAACTTTTTGAACTTGATTGCTCCTACTCGCCTAAAGGGAACGGTATAACCAGGAAATTGGTCGTACCATTTACTGTAGATTCTCTGATCCATGACCGTTCAACTTGATCGTTCTGCTTCACGCCGTGTTTGCGCTGTCCGACCCACCCTGCTGCCTCTCCGTCCTATGGCTTCGATCGCCCGCAAAAATCTGTTTGAGGACATTCCGCGCTTCCTAGTTGCTCAAGCTGGCATCGTCTTCGCTGTCAGTCTCGTGACGATTCAGGTTGGAGTGTTGCGCGGATTCGATCGCTCCGTTGCTCGACTGGTGGATCAATCCAACGCCGATCTTTGGGTCGCTTCCAAAGACATCGTGCATCTAGAACTCTCTTCTCCGATGCCTGCCCAACGAGTCCAAGACGCACAAAAAATTCCAGGGATCGATCGTGCCGAAGCCTTGATGATCCGAACGAGCATTTGGCGCGACAGTACTGGCAAGATCAACCCGATTCGGATTTTCGGCTTTGACCCAAACAGCCGCATATTTGCGGGATGGCAAGTGAACCAAGGAAGCCTCTCAGCCCTGAATCAGCCCTACACGGTCATGGTCGATTCTAAGAGCGTGAAAGCATTAGGACTGAATCAGTTAAACGATCGCGCTACGATCGGAGCCTTTAATGCCTTACCTGCACAATTTGTCGGCACCACAGAAGATACGCAGTCGATCGCTTCGAGTTCTTTCATCTACACTTCTTTAGAAAACGCGAATGCGTATGGTATCGGCGGAGCCGATACCGGAGTGACCTGTACTCGTCAGGCAGCGGGCGAAATTGCCTGTTTGAACCAAAACCCAGGATTCAATAATCCAGTTGCCAATCCCGCTTCTCCAC
Coding sequences within it:
- a CDS encoding ABC transporter permease; translation: MASIARKNLFEDIPRFLVAQAGIVFAVSLVTIQVGVLRGFDRSVARLVDQSNADLWVASKDIVHLELSSPMPAQRVQDAQKIPGIDRAEALMIRTSIWRDSTGKINPIRIFGFDPNSRIFAGWQVNQGSLSALNQPYTVMVDSKSVKALGLNQLNDRATIGAFNALPAQFVGTTEDTQSIASSSFIYTSLENANAYGIGGADTGVTCTRQAAGEIACLNQNPGFNNPVANPASPRRVNVQDPISFVLIRAKPGQDLNQLKQRLEATLPNTRAFTQSEIANLTRSYWTTRTGVGFILGLGATVGFIVGMVIVGQILYSSVSDHMREFGTLKAMGASNWVIYSVILEQALWMAVLGYIPSIALCLGLGAWTQAAQGIMILITPATGAGMFVLTVVMCVGSALFAVQKVTRVDPAIVFKA